One Chanodichthys erythropterus isolate Z2021 chromosome 10, ASM2448905v1, whole genome shotgun sequence DNA segment encodes these proteins:
- the zbtb7a gene encoding zinc finger and BTB domain-containing protein 7A isoform X2, translated as MSSGAGGRGRREGRACGGAGEVEEGPVGIPFPEHSADLLGSLNRQRLSGLLCDVLLVAQEREFPAHRSVLASCSTYFHKLFTSGLAADRQKVYALDFVRPEALAALLDFAYTATLTVSRNSVVDILSAARVLEISPVQDVCTHLLDTKVLSPPAGSEQEEEEEEEERGKNGKEQGIRLRAREYLEFFQRGAHWGSSCSTPELRDLPAHLHFSQRNGADSNGTPIGLADYYSPLAQALSQPPRDPEDENVDEECQDGASAIARGKGAEALIPFYAPTQNGHYYLHQAELKSEREVEVTSEREHEQGPASALLQQMMDSLEQKREQATTGGGEEDGPEGEEQDVEFYLKYFNSATHEEATTPSMSPSLLPLWSVRGNGGGNQATGGGNSGERKMRSKAFQKCPICSKVIQGAGKLPRHIRTHTGEKPYECAICKVRFTRFTTIQSFVITRLTKASSVKSSSSTKSGNVNLWQEKTTQTS; from the exons ATGTCGTCGGGAGCAGGTGGGCGGGGAAGACGTGAGGGGAGGGCCTGTGGGGGTGCAGGCGAGGTAGAGGAAGGACCAGTGGGCATCCCCTTCCCCGAGCACAGTGCTGACCTGCTGGGCAGTCTCAACCGGCAGCGGCTAAGTGGGCTGCTGTGTGATGTACTGCTAGTTGCCCAAGAGAGAGAATTCCCTGCCCACCGCTCCGTGTTGGCCTCCTGCAGCACCTACTTCCACAAGCTTTTCACCTCTGGCCTGGCTGCTGACCGCCAGAAAGTCTATGCGCTGGACTTTGTGCGGCCTGAGGCGCTGGCCGCCCTGTTGGACTTTGCCTACACAGCCACACTCACAGTCAGCCGCAACAGTGTGGTTGACATCCTAAGCGCTGCCCGTGTGCTGGAGATCTCACCCGTCCAAGATGTCTGCACACACCTGCTGGACACCAAAGTGCTCTCCCCGCCG GCGGGCAGTGAgcaagaagaagaggaggaagaagaggagcGAGGAAAGAATGGAAAAGAGCAGGGCATCCGGCTGCGTGCCCGTGAGTACTTGGAGTTCTTCCAGAGGGGGGCGCATTGGGGTAGCAGCTGCAGCACGCCAGAGCTCAGGGACCTGCCCGCACACCTGCACTTTAGCCAACGCAATGGCGCTGACAGCAATGGCACGCCCATCGGCCTTGCTGACTACTACTCCCCACTGGCCCAAGCCCTATCACAGCCACCTCGTGACCCCGAAGATGAGAATGTGGATGAGGAGTGCCAGGATGGAGCTTCAGCTATAGCTCGAGGAAAAGGTGCAGAGGCTCTGATACCCTTTTATGCTCCCACTCAGAATGGACATTACTACCTCCATCAGGCCGAGCTTAAATCAGAGAGAGAGGTGGAGGTGACAAGTGAGCGGGAGCACGAACAAGGCCCTGCCAGTGCTTTGCTACAACAGATGATGGACTCCTTGGAGCAGAAAAGGGAACAAGCCACGACAGGTGGTGGTGAGGAGGATGGGCCAGAGGGCGAAGAGCAAGACGTGGAATTTTACTTGAAGTACTTTAATAGTGCGACGCACGAGGAGGCCACCACTCCCTCCATGTCTCCAAGTCTGCTACCACTGTGGTCAGTGAGAGGCAACGGTGGTGGGAACCAAGCGACTGGAGGGGGTAACAGCGGCGAGAGGAAGATGCGCTCTAAGGCCTTCCAGAAGTGCCCCATCTGTTCCAAGGTCATCCAAGGTGCAGGCAAGCTTCCACGCCACATCCGTACACACACAGGAGAAAAGCCCTATGAATGCGCTATCTGCAAAGTGCGATTTACCAG ATTCACAACCATTCAGTCCTTTGTAATAACACGTTTAACAAAAGCCAGTTCCGTAAAGTCTTCATCTTCAACAAAGAGTGGAAACGTGAATTTGTGGCaggaaaaaacaacacaaacatca TAA
- the zbtb7a gene encoding zinc finger and BTB domain-containing protein 7A isoform X1 has translation MSSGAGGRGRREGRACGGAGEVEEGPVGIPFPEHSADLLGSLNRQRLSGLLCDVLLVAQEREFPAHRSVLASCSTYFHKLFTSGLAADRQKVYALDFVRPEALAALLDFAYTATLTVSRNSVVDILSAARVLEISPVQDVCTHLLDTKVLSPPAGSEQEEEEEEEERGKNGKEQGIRLRAREYLEFFQRGAHWGSSCSTPELRDLPAHLHFSQRNGADSNGTPIGLADYYSPLAQALSQPPRDPEDENVDEECQDGASAIARGKGAEALIPFYAPTQNGHYYLHQAELKSEREVEVTSEREHEQGPASALLQQMMDSLEQKREQATTGGGEEDGPEGEEQDVEFYLKYFNSATHEEATTPSMSPSLLPLWSVRGNGGGNQATGGGNSGERKMRSKAFQKCPICSKVIQGAGKLPRHIRTHTGEKPYECAICKVRFTRQDKLKVHMRKHTGEKPYLCTQCGAAFAHNYDLKNHMRVHTGLRPYQCSSCFKTFVRSDHLHRHLKKDGCNGIPSRRGRKPRIRDSELLEGPLELHGPEADIERGRRHLDRGTGTSVMEENHGSHTHSPVADGEGSEDLTSGQRDSATT, from the exons ATGTCGTCGGGAGCAGGTGGGCGGGGAAGACGTGAGGGGAGGGCCTGTGGGGGTGCAGGCGAGGTAGAGGAAGGACCAGTGGGCATCCCCTTCCCCGAGCACAGTGCTGACCTGCTGGGCAGTCTCAACCGGCAGCGGCTAAGTGGGCTGCTGTGTGATGTACTGCTAGTTGCCCAAGAGAGAGAATTCCCTGCCCACCGCTCCGTGTTGGCCTCCTGCAGCACCTACTTCCACAAGCTTTTCACCTCTGGCCTGGCTGCTGACCGCCAGAAAGTCTATGCGCTGGACTTTGTGCGGCCTGAGGCGCTGGCCGCCCTGTTGGACTTTGCCTACACAGCCACACTCACAGTCAGCCGCAACAGTGTGGTTGACATCCTAAGCGCTGCCCGTGTGCTGGAGATCTCACCCGTCCAAGATGTCTGCACACACCTGCTGGACACCAAAGTGCTCTCCCCGCCG GCGGGCAGTGAgcaagaagaagaggaggaagaagaggagcGAGGAAAGAATGGAAAAGAGCAGGGCATCCGGCTGCGTGCCCGTGAGTACTTGGAGTTCTTCCAGAGGGGGGCGCATTGGGGTAGCAGCTGCAGCACGCCAGAGCTCAGGGACCTGCCCGCACACCTGCACTTTAGCCAACGCAATGGCGCTGACAGCAATGGCACGCCCATCGGCCTTGCTGACTACTACTCCCCACTGGCCCAAGCCCTATCACAGCCACCTCGTGACCCCGAAGATGAGAATGTGGATGAGGAGTGCCAGGATGGAGCTTCAGCTATAGCTCGAGGAAAAGGTGCAGAGGCTCTGATACCCTTTTATGCTCCCACTCAGAATGGACATTACTACCTCCATCAGGCCGAGCTTAAATCAGAGAGAGAGGTGGAGGTGACAAGTGAGCGGGAGCACGAACAAGGCCCTGCCAGTGCTTTGCTACAACAGATGATGGACTCCTTGGAGCAGAAAAGGGAACAAGCCACGACAGGTGGTGGTGAGGAGGATGGGCCAGAGGGCGAAGAGCAAGACGTGGAATTTTACTTGAAGTACTTTAATAGTGCGACGCACGAGGAGGCCACCACTCCCTCCATGTCTCCAAGTCTGCTACCACTGTGGTCAGTGAGAGGCAACGGTGGTGGGAACCAAGCGACTGGAGGGGGTAACAGCGGCGAGAGGAAGATGCGCTCTAAGGCCTTCCAGAAGTGCCCCATCTGTTCCAAGGTCATCCAAGGTGCAGGCAAGCTTCCACGCCACATCCGTACACACACAGGAGAAAAGCCCTATGAATGCGCTATCTGCAAAGTGCGATTTACCAG GCAGGACAAGCTAAAGGTTCACATGCGCAAGCATACGGGAGAGAAGCCTTACCTGTGTACTCAGTGTGGCGCTGCCTTTGCCCACAACTACGACCTGAAAAATCACATGCGTGTGCATACAGGCTTGCGCCCCTACCAGTGCTCCAGCTGTTTTAAAACCTTTGTGCGCTCAGACCACCTCCACCGACATCTCAAGAAAGATGGCTGCAATGGCATCCCTTCCCGTCGTGGCCGCAAGCCACGCATACGAGATTCTGAGCTCCTGGAAGGTCCTTTGGAACTTCATGGCCCAGAAGCAGACATCGAGAGAGGTCGACGGCATCTAGACAGGGGCACAGGAACATCAGTCATGGAGGAAAATCACGGTAGTCACACGCACAGCCCGGTTGCCGATGGGGAAGGTAGTGAAGATTTGACCTCGGGCCAAAGGGACTCTGCGACAACATGA